The window CTGTCTCCTTGATGGTATCAGCTGTCTGGAGTTGCCATTATTTTGTTCCATTTATGTTCTGTGTGACGTTATAAATTAACGCTAAAAGTGAATTCATGTTTTTACTGTTTGTTACTTGCTTTTGCGATACATAAGATCTGGATTTATTTTACATCTGTTAGAAATACAGTTCATGGATTATTTGTTGTCTTGATTGGCGATAAATTGAAGTGCTTATGTTTCTATTCCCAAACATATGACAGAAGCTTTGGAATCATGGCGTGTTGAGACGCTAAAAGATGCAAAAAGTGCATCTACACAGAATTCATCAAATTTGGGCCTCTCCAGTGAGGAAGCACGTACGTGAGCTTTACTGTTAAACAATATATACTCACTTCTATGTGTTCATATTCCTTCATAATAATTTGGTACATGTGAGCTTTATAGTGTTAAACAATATATACTCACTTCTATGTGTTCCAATTCCTTCATAATCATTTGGTACATATTGGGTGCTTCTAAACGTTTTCTTTTGCTTTTGTTTCATAATTCTCAACTGTAATAGTTTGGTTTCACCCTTGTCTACAGGATTGTTAAAGCGAGCCCTGGAGTTCAACTGGCATGGGCTATTGGAGGATATTGGTCTTTGGATTTCACCAGAAGTCCCACACACCGAGCATGATGACAAACCTGAGAATGAACCAGAAGGTTGCTTCTCTACCATTGCCTATGTTAATTATGTTTCATGAAGCTCCGCATCGTGGTGCCAAAGTCTGACCCATTGTGTTAGAATTATAGTTACAGAATAGCTTTCGTATTTCTCAGAGAAATTGAGTCTCAAATAAATTGTTGCAGAAGAAGAAATAATAGCTGGTCCACCTTTGCATCCACAATGCAACACTGAGCTACATGCCGATTATGGTGGCGCTGCTGTGAGATGGGGATTAACGCACCACAAAGAATCTGCTGCTGATTGTTGTCAAGCATGTCTAGACCAGGCTAGGAATGCCAAGCCAGGTGAATTGAAGTGCAATATATGGGTATATTGCCCATCAGAGTTTGGTTGCTATTCACCAGATAAATATGAGCATAAACATCAGGAGTGCTGGTTGAAACAGGTACGCCTGCCTTTTTGCGAGTCTGTTTCTAACCATTGAATCGATTGCCCTGTATGTTTGCATGTTTAACCATATCTTGTTCGGAGCGGTGTTAGAATTATCTGATTCTTCCTGCTTAATGGACCTGCATCTGATATTTTAATGAATGTTGTATATGTGAAATGGTACAGTTTACTGTTTAGTTAGGAGCACTTTATTATAGAATTAGGGGAGAAAATGGTGTTTATGAATGGTCGTCAGTCATTTTAATAGCGGAAACAAAACATAGGTCATGTGCGTACATGTGTCCTTACTGTACGGGAATGGGGAGAGAAACCAGTGTTTATGAATGATCGGTAGTGATTTGAATAACAAAACCAAAATATGGGTCATGCTTATACACGGGTTACTATTCTACATGTGATGCAACAATCCTGTCCTAATAGTTTAAACAGGAACATTAGTTATCCACTATAATTCTTGAAATTGTAATCAACTGTGCTCCTGCAGCTGACTGTAGCCTGTACACTTTCAAgtgtgttttattttatttttagccaAGCTCCCTTTCTTGTGTTGAACTTTTTAACTAGTCTCAGTAATCATTTAGGATGATGCATTGGACAAGTTTGTGGTGTGGTACATTCTTAATGGGCTAAATATAAAGAATATAAATCTATCTACAGCAAAACATGTGATGCCATAAATGGTGCTGGTGTATGGTTTCCCCGTTTTACATGTTGCTCATACTGATTGCTTTATGTTTACCCACTGTCATTGTACAACTGTTGAAACTTCAGTTCTGGTAACAGCCATTTGTCTCATGTTATACTggttgtaagagcatctccagccgttcggccccccagggcgccgaaaaactacggcctgggggcgagccggtgctagttcggcccctgggggcggCCTAGCTCCCAGCCACGCCCCCAGGCGCCGCCCCCCAGCCACGGCAAAATCAAACGTAGTTCATTCCCGTGCCCAAAATAGACGCCACAATCCGGCGATCAAGCGGCCAGTAGATCGGCGATCGGATGAAAAGTTCGGCGTACAAAAAGCAGAAAGGACGGATGGCAAAGCATCAGGCGGcgaggtcggcctccggcgtcggcggagtcggcgtgcgcgggcttgacGGGGTCTCTGTGCTTGGCGGCGTGGCTTCTGTGCTGCGGGCAGTCTCGGCGGCATCATCGGTCGGGCTTGCCGGCGGCGTCGGCGTGTGCGTGGGCGTGGGCGGTGTCGGCGTGGGCGTGGGCAGCGTCGTCGAGGGAAGCTGGTCCAGGATGAGGCCAACATGCGCACTgtaccacgccttgaccgcctcgtcggtgctttggagcatgtccgccccgcccagcaggaacgccaggtcggtgttccgcttcttcgcggcgacgttggtcaGGAGTAGGTTGAGCTTGACGGCGGTggtcgacatcaacgccgaccaccgcgcctcggtcttctcttcacgaaggGCGGCCCGGACCTGTGCGTCGGCGAGGCAGTGCTGGATGGACTCCTGCACGCGAGCAGCGGCCGCGTcggcgtgtttccccttcttggcacctttgttgccgtccggcctcccatctgacgcgcccggagtcggcgtgtccggcttgtaggtctccttggccttcttgagggtgcgccggacttccgcccccttatcgcacttgtcaatgcgcttgtaaacgtggaggtacttgaactcggCGTCGCTGTTGCTCTGCCGGTACAGGCCGAACATGCGCAACAACTGTGCGGGGACAAACAAACAGTTGGCGGCGCACACGACGAAGAGAGGCGGGAGACCggcgtggcatacctgatcctcaatgctggcgccgctctccgggcgagcggcgacctcctcgacgaccccatgccatttgttgcacgccccctgGATACGCCCCTAATGGTTTGCAATCGCCTTCgacccgcgctgcatgtagacgcctttgaagtaggggtcgacgagcttgcgctcgtcgaactcggccttgatgcgtgcccagtacgtctcgatgctctggttcgcgccggtggtcgggtcgaggcagatgaCTTTCCATGCtttggcgaggcattcctcctccttggacgcccacttgatgcgtgGCTCGCCTGACCTGGCCGTCCGCTTCTTCTTCTTGCGCCTCCTCGCtgactcctcctcctcgtcctcctcctcctgctcctcctgttcctcgtcgccgtagacgtagccgagctcgccgtccatgccgCAGCTGAGATCCACCGTCTCGTTCGCGGTGAAgccgggagacgcggcggccgcggccgaaccttccgcgatgatgtcgtccatgtcggcctcggtcttgtcggcgtcgccgaggtgcgagaagggcagtgCGCAACGGCGGAGAGGGGGCGTCGGGGAGGACGCGtacgcgggcggcgagtagttgtatggagggtactgcagccggtgaaggcgggcgagggcgtgcgttgggccgggtgtccatgggggaaagtgacgtttgggttgaacccaccgtgcgcgttcCCGTCGGCGTAGCCCGGCGATCCCCATGGCTGCGGCGACGGAGACCCGACGCCTTGTtggccccagggcgcgtactgcgcGTGGTTGCCGGGGGGATTCATCCCCGCGCgagtcgcctcggcctcggcctggtCCGCCGAAGCGGCAGCCGCGCGTGCCgtgttgtcgcgggccttcttggcgagggccctgttccgccggtcggcggtgacGGCCTCCCGTCGCTGCACTTCTACCCTCCAATCGGCGTTTGTCATGCCcggcggcttcctctgcttcgtctGGGCAACGGAGGCGGTCGCGGTTGCCGCGGCGCGGGGGACGGCGTACTTCTTCGGTGCcatggcggccggctgggaggcgagcgggagggagattggcgggaggaaaggaggaaatggGGAGGGAAGTGGGGAAAAGTGGGAAGAAACGGCGGGAAGAGGCGCTCGACTCGCCGACAGGGCGGACCCACGCgcccttttcgcttgtgccggcgccccaggcaccccccagggcgccgggttctgcctgggtccgccggcaccagtttcggcccgagctggcgaaaaacgggcttcttggggggcgactgggccgttttttcagcGCCGGCGTGGCAAAAACgtctggggagggcctgttgggggcgcggctggagatgctctaatttcTTGCTGTTATCTTGCACAAGTCTGGTCTGTGACAATATGATTGTTTAGAGTATGGTTCGACTTGCTGCTCTTGCTACATGGCCGGGCAAATACTTTTGTGATATGCACTACCGGTGTATTTTTTGCCAATGTTTACCTACGCACGAGGCTTTGTTATATAGTCAAATCATTCATCTAAATTTAAACTGATGTACCTCACATTGTTAACTTTTATTTCCTGTTAAGATGACATGAGCTGTTCATTGTTCTTGTTCGCACAGCCTAATTATCTTGTGATGCTTTGCAGGCTGACCAGCCTAAACTGAACTTCAAAGACAAGTATTCCGAGTCTTACAGAGATTCTCATCCGAGAGCCCCTGTTGTTGTGCCCTGGATGTCAGGTGTCACCAGCGCGTGAGCAGCTCGTTCAGAGACTGGGAGATTTGCACTGACAAACCTTCATATACCGATTCTTTCATTTGCCACGACACCGTTTTGTTTTCCttggtgtatatgatgtaaaacctAGATTAGACGATTTGATGAAAGCAAAAGGCTCCTTTGAGGCAGGCTTGTTGAGGTGCAGGGGCCAAGGGACGTGGTGTAGATGAACTAAATCCAATTTGATTCAGCTCACGGCCGCGGCCCACTTTTCCACTCTACCGGTTGGTTTTCTGTGTTGTCAACGAGTTGATCACCAAGCTCCTGTGCTGTTTTCATGTAAAATGCATTGCCAGTAACATATGAACATGGGGTTGCAACTATACACACGAAAGCTATAAAAGATCGATTGTCGTCTAGCTGGGTGGCGAGGGGTGCT is drawn from Triticum dicoccoides isolate Atlit2015 ecotype Zavitan chromosome 6B, WEW_v2.0, whole genome shotgun sequence and contains these coding sequences:
- the LOC119322263 gene encoding uncharacterized protein LOC119322263, which produces MARGIARAASFGGRATAAGWFSYRRITVAVCLANLVVALLVLRSLTSFAPGPKRVEVVQYTEEQIRRVEESIRIRREAEPVELVQAVKKLQKVFAREEKRRKELPLELKLRVSYELVGRLNKLGDNGSAIQQREALESWRVETLKDAKSASTQNSSNLGLSSEEARLLKRALEFNWHGLLEDIGLWISPEVPHTEHDDKPENEPEEEEIIAGPPLHPQCNTELHADYGGAAVRWGLTHHKESAADCCQACLDQARNAKPGELKCNIWVYCPSEFGCYSPDKYEHKHQECWLKQADQPKLNFKDKYSESYRDSHPRAPVVVPWMSGVTSA